In one Magallana gigas chromosome 9, xbMagGiga1.1, whole genome shotgun sequence genomic region, the following are encoded:
- the LOC105333412 gene encoding probable ubiquitin carboxyl-terminal hydrolase MINDY-4, whose product MDPSYTEVIAASLVREFLSRKGLKGTLQMMDHEMPRGDNAISNRQLLMRELHIEKLMKRNKEMVEPLRTMLEIITKYFLELTKPGDLILVPQPQDSDSMSSSQPTRNNDASNLINPAVDRPTSSSYGSGGKSRTGVRNGSQDLVIDDNVEGETLLGSGKAGLMDREDPKDSFPTPLRLQGRPISAKKKGMSGPITSNLEDTGRNRKLNKPRPLTSGSRKIILDSPELTSEPRRSSVNEDRLSGTTGSVVGRDRKPSIQDVLAVEDTKPSKPKSASGRRQASMEEDFPEYSVDKSSIANRPPTRGSQRPSSNHSVASKLSTKVGDLEFGDCDDLDSDLADLDLGPKLSVNRPVQNLIDARPITLQTAINLKTLIFGSATQCFNDEWRYQSLVFCDLPKLQYGIVQKKGGPCGVLAAIQACVLQELLFGDCKIPLKRFGDPTHEERSQALATALAKIFWRAGENKTAVVTIGSGKAVFQGGAPKYRADDLTETLMLNHFKSYEDLLGFLKQNVHHFMTDGTGGVILTLYSVIFSRYIDQVREDMDEPTGKLMGAHGYCTQDMVNLYLTGKANSNVFNDKIELDSGTGSDVTILKGVTGRSNIGLLSLFEHYKSCQVGTYLKTPKYPIWVVCSESHFSVLFSIKKELISDWKAERRFDLYYYDGLARQQEEIKLTIDTVDMGFKTPSSEEDLVPPLEHCIRTKWSGANVDWNGTEPLL is encoded by the exons ATGGATCCTTCATACACTGAAGTTATCGCAGCATCTCTTGTACGAGAATTCCTCAGCAGAAAG GGTCTGAAGGGAACACTACAGATGATGGACCATGAAATGCCAAGGGGAGACAATGCCATTAGTAACAGACAACTGCTGATGAGAGAGCTACATATTGAGAAGCTGATGAAGAGAAACAAG GAGATGGTGGAACCATTAAGAACAATGCTAGAAATAATAACCAAATACTTCTTAGAGCTGACAAAACCAGGTGATTTGATTTTGGTGCCCCAGCCCCAGGATTCTGACTCCATGTCTTCCTCTCAGCCAACCCGCAATAACGATGCATCTAACTTAATAAACCCAGCTGTTGATAGACCTACCTCTTCTAGTTATGGCTCAGGAGGAAAGTCAAGAACAG GTGTACGAAATGGGTCGCAGGATCTGGTCATAGATGACAATGTGGAGGGGGAGACACTCTTGGGGTCAGGCAAGGCTGGCCTGATGGACAGGGAGGACCCCAAAGACTCATTCCCTACCCCACTGAGACTCCAAGGCAGACCCATCAGTGCCAAGAAGAAAGGAATGTCTGGACCAATTACAAGTAATCTGGAG GACACTGGAAGAAACCGCAAACTAAACAAACCTAGACCTTTGACCTCAGGGTCCCGCAAAATAATTCTAGACAGCCCCGAATTGACCTCTGAACCTAGACGCAGTTCAGTGAATGAGGACAGACTTTCTGGCACAACAGGAAGTGTAGTGGGCCGTGACAGGAAGCCGTCCATTCAGGACGTGCTGGCTGTGGAAGACACCAAACCTTCAAAACCAAAATCAGCGTCAGGGAGACGCCAGGCATCCATGGAGGAGGATTTCCCAGAATACAGTGTGGACAAATCGAGTATAGCAAACAGACCCCCAACTCGGGGGAGCCAGAG ACCATCCTCCAACCATTCAGTGGCATCAAAACTTTCCACAAAAGTAGGTGACCTTGAGTTTGGTGATTGTGACGACCTTGACTCAGATTTAGCTGACCTTGACCTGGGACCAAAGTTATCTGTGAACCGTCCAGTACAGAACCTGATTGATGCCCGCCCAATAACACTACAAACTGCCATA AATTTGAAGACCCTGATATTTGGGTCAGCTACCCAGTGTTTCAATGATGAGTGGAGGTACCAGAGTCTGGTGTTTTGTGATCTCCCAAAGCTTCAGTACGGAATAGTCCAGAAAAAG GGAGGGCCCTGTGGTGTGTTGGCTGCTATACAGGCTTGTGTTCTACAGGAACTGCTGTTTGGGGATTGTAAAATACCATTGAAACGATT CGGGGATCCAACACATGAAGAGAGAAGTCAAGCCCTAGCTACAGCTTTGGCCAAAATCTTCTGGCGAGCAGGAGAGAATAAAACAGCAGTAGTCACCAT AGGTTCGGGGAAAGCTGTGTTTCAGGGAGGGGCACCGAAGTACCGAGCAGATGACCTGACAGAGACT CTGATGCTGAATCACTTCAAGTCCTATGAAGATCTGCTCGGCTTTCTGAAACAGAATGTACATCATTTCATGACGGATGGGACGGGGGGCGTCATATTGACGCTGTACTCTGTCATCTTCTCTCGATACATTGACCA AGTTAGGGAAGATATGGACGAACCAACAGGAAAGCTGATGGGAGCTCATGGGTACTGTACTCAG GATATGGTCAATTTGTACTTAACTGGGAAAGCCAATTCTAATGTGTTCAATGACAAAATCGAGCTTGACTCAGGTACAGGAAGTGATGTCACAATCCTTAAAGGGGTCACAGGGAGGTCAAATATAGGACTGCTTTCTCTGTTTGAACATTACAAATCCTGTCAG GTGGGGACTTATCTAAAAACCCCAAAGTATCCAATCTGGGTGGTGTGCAGTGAGAGTCACTTCAGCGTTTTATTCTCCATCAAGAAGGAGCTTATCAGTGACTGGAAGGCGGAGAGGCGATTTGATCTGTATTACTACGACGGCTTAGCTCGGCAGCAGGAGGAAATCAAACTCACCATTG aTACAGTAGATATGGGATTCAAGACGCCATCTTCTGAAGAGGACCTAGTTCCTCCACTCGAACACTGTATCAGAACCAA ATGGTCTGGAGCTAATGTTGACTGGAATGGGACTGAACCTCTTCTATAA